Sequence from the Ancalomicrobiaceae bacterium S20 genome:
CGAGCGCGAGACCAACCCGACGCTGATCGCCGTCGGCCATGGCTTCGAGATGGGGCGGACGGTCAGCGAACGTTCCAGCATCACCGATATCGCGCCGACCGCGCTCGCCCATCTCGGCCTCGGCTGGGACGGGCTCGACGGCCGGCCGCTGCAGCCATCCTTGCGGGTGGCCTGAAGTCGAGACAAAGTTGCCGTGCGTCACTCAAGCGTAATGCAAGGGGCGTATGGTCTTGTTCAATCCCAATATTATGGTGGCATGATCATGTCGGAAGAACTTCCGGTAATTGGCGCGGCTCTCGCTTCGCGTATGCTCGAAATTCATCGTGATTGGATTCTGGAGCGCCAGCGCGATCTCGAGATCCAGGACTTCTTTTCCGCCGAAGTGCTCGATTCCGACTGGTCGCCGATCGCCGAGAAGATCAAGGGTCTGCTTGATGGCTACACCGGTCGCCTCGGCATCCACGGCCCGTTCTGGGGCTTCAAGATCGACAGCCAGGATCCGCTGATCCGCGCGGTCGTGACCAAGCGCCTGATGCAGGGCCTCGACGCCTGCGAGGCGATCGGCGCGACGCAGATGGTCGTGCATTCGCCCTACACGACCTGGGACTACCAGAACCTCGACAACAATCCCGGCTCGCGCGATCAGCTGATCGAGCGCGTGCACCAGACGCTTGATCCGGTCGTGGCGCGCGCCGAGGATCAGGGCGTCGAGCTGGTGATCGAGAACATCGAAGACATGGATCCGAACGATCGCGTCGAGCTGGTCTACAGCTTCGACAGTCAGGCGGTCCGCGTCTCGATCGACACCGGCCACGCCCATCTCGCCCATTCGACCCATGGCGCGCCGCCGGTCGACTACTATGTCGACGCCGCCGCCGAGATGCTCGCCCATATCCATGTCCAGGACGTCGACGGCTACGCCGATCGTCACTGGCTGCCGGGCGAGGGCACGATCAACTGGCGCGCGGTGTTCCGCGCCGTCGGTCGGCTCAAGGTGAAGCCGCGCCTGATCATCGAGGTCAAGGATCAGGTGAACCTGCGCCGCGGCGCGGCGCATCTCGAGGCGCTCGGTCTCGTCGTCTGAAGGCTCACGGGGCGGCGCGATCGGATCGCGCCGCCCCGCTCGCATCTCGACCCGTTCTCGTCGTTCGAAACAAACCCGTCGGTCCCGCCGCGCCGGGACGTCCGCTGGAGGATCATCCATGATTCCGGTGTCGCGTCGTCATGTCCTCGGGGCCGGTCTTGCCGGCGCCGGTTCGCTCATCCTGCCGCGTTTCGCCATTGCGCAGGCGGACAACCGGCCGTCGATCAACATCGCGGTCCAGAAGGTCGCCAACTCCAACACGCTCGATAACCTGCGCGAGCAGTCGAACGTCGGCGAGCGCGTGTTCTTCTCCTCGATCTGGGAGCCGCTGATCGGCAAGGACTGGATCGGCGGCCTGAAGCGCGTGCCGCAGCTCGCGACCGAGTGGCGCCGCATCGACGCCCAGACGGTCGAGCTGAAGCTGCGCCAGGGCGTGAAGTTCCACAACGGCGAGGAAATGACCGCCGACGACGTGGTCTTCACCTTCTCGCGCGAGCGCATGTTCGGTGCGACCGAGGCCAAGAACCGGTCGACCCTGAAGGCGAGCGAGAACATCCCGTCGCCGCGGCCGGGCAAGGAACTGCCGCCCGAAGTCTCCGCCACCGCCCGCCGCGCCTGGCCGGACCTGATCCGCGTCGAGGCGGTCGACAAGTACACGGTGCGCTTCGTCAACGCGACGCCGGACGTCACGCTCGAGGGCCGCCTGTCGCGCTACGGCTCGGACATCATGAGCCGCAAGGGCTGGGACGATGCGGCGTCCTATCTCGACTGGGCGCGCAAGCCGATCACCACCGGTCCCTACAAGATCGTCGAATACAAGCCCGACACCTATCTGGTGCTCGAGGCGCATGATGAATATTGGGGCGGCCGGCCGCCGGTGAAGCGCATCCGCTTCGTCGAGGTGCCGGAGGTCGCGAGCCGCGTCAACGGGCTCCTGTCGGGCGAGTTCCAGTTCGCCTGCGACATCCCGCCGGACCAGATCCCCGGCATCGAGAAGAACGCCGGCTTCGAGGTGCAGGGCGGCACGATCCTGAACCACCGCCTGACCGTGTTCGACAAGAACTTCCCCGTGCTCGCCAACCCGCTGGTCCGCCGCGCCATGACGCATGCGATCGACCGGCAGGCGATCGTCGAGAGCCTGTGGGCCGGCCGCACCAAGGTGCCGAAGGGCCTGCAGTGGGACTATTACGACGACATGTTCATCGCCGACTGGGATGTCCCGGCCTACGATCCGAAGGTCGCGCAGGATCTCCTCAAGCAGGCCGGCTACAAGGGCGATCCGATCCCGTACCGACTGCTCAACAATTACTACACCAACCAGGTGCCGACGGCGCAGGTGCTGGTGGAGATGTGGAACGCGGTCGGTCTCAACGTGAAGATCGAGACCAAGGAGAACTGGACGCAGATCATGGAGCGCTCGCCGACCCGGGCGGTGCGCGACTGGTCGAACTCCGCGCCGTTCAACGATCCGGTGTCCTCGATCGTCGCCCAGCACGGGCCGAATGGCCAGCAGCAGCAGATCGGCGAATGGACCAACGAGGAGGCCAACAAGATGGCCGAAGTCCTCGAAACCTCGACCGATCACGCCACGCGCCGCAAGGCATTCCGGCGCATGCTGGAGATCTGCGAGCGCGAGGATCCGGCCTACACGGTCCTGCACCAGAACGCGACCTTCACCGCCAAGCCGAAGTCGATCAAGTGGAAGGCCGCCCCGGCCTTCGCGATGGACTTCCGCGCCGGCAATTTCGCGCTCTGATCCGAAGCTGGCCCGGCCCGGCGAGGGCGGGGCGCACGCGACCGACGATCGGGCCGCTCGCCGCGGCCCGATCGAACGACGTGACCTCGGAACGATCCCAAGACGGAGACGCGGCGATGAGCAGTGGCACGACGGCGTTCACGCGACGCGATGCGTTCAAGCTGGCGGGCGGCGCCGTCGCCGGTCTCGCGATGGCGACTTCGGCGCGGTCCGAGGCGCGCGGCCGCCGCGTCGTGGTGGCGATGCCGAATTCGCCGCAGGTCGCGACGCTCGAACCGGTGCGCGACTACGGCAATGTCTCGTTCCGGATGGGCTACAATCTCTACGACAACCTGTTGCGCGTCGACTATCGCGACGGCGGCAAGCTCCTGCCGGGTCTGGCGACGCGCTGGGAGCGGGTATCGGATACCGCGGTCGACTTCGTGCTGCGCGAGGGGGTCGTCTTCCATGACGGCAGCGCCATGATCGCGGAGGACGTCGCGTTCAGCTTCGGGCCCGAGCGCATGTCGTCGCCGGAGGCGCCGGGCTACAAGCAGAGCCGGCCGTTCCTGCCGACGATCGAGCGGGTCGAGGCGACCGGGCCAATGACCGTGCGGGTGACGACCAAGGGCGCCGATCCGCTGCTCCTGAAGCGGCTGGCCGGCTGGGCCGGGCAGATCGTCTCCAAGCGCGCCTTCCTCGCCGCGCCGAGTTTCGCGGCCTGGGAGAAGGCGCCGGTCGCGACCGGGCCGTTCAAGGTCAAGGAATTCTCCTACGACCGCCGTTTCGTCTTCGCCGCTCATGACGCCCATTGGGCCGGGCGGCCGGTGA
This genomic interval carries:
- a CDS encoding sugar phosphate isomerase/epimerase family protein, translated to MSEELPVIGAALASRMLEIHRDWILERQRDLEIQDFFSAEVLDSDWSPIAEKIKGLLDGYTGRLGIHGPFWGFKIDSQDPLIRAVVTKRLMQGLDACEAIGATQMVVHSPYTTWDYQNLDNNPGSRDQLIERVHQTLDPVVARAEDQGVELVIENIEDMDPNDRVELVYSFDSQAVRVSIDTGHAHLAHSTHGAPPVDYYVDAAAEMLAHIHVQDVDGYADRHWLPGEGTINWRAVFRAVGRLKVKPRLIIEVKDQVNLRRGAAHLEALGLVV
- a CDS encoding ABC transporter substrate-binding protein is translated as MIPVSRRHVLGAGLAGAGSLILPRFAIAQADNRPSINIAVQKVANSNTLDNLREQSNVGERVFFSSIWEPLIGKDWIGGLKRVPQLATEWRRIDAQTVELKLRQGVKFHNGEEMTADDVVFTFSRERMFGATEAKNRSTLKASENIPSPRPGKELPPEVSATARRAWPDLIRVEAVDKYTVRFVNATPDVTLEGRLSRYGSDIMSRKGWDDAASYLDWARKPITTGPYKIVEYKPDTYLVLEAHDEYWGGRPPVKRIRFVEVPEVASRVNGLLSGEFQFACDIPPDQIPGIEKNAGFEVQGGTILNHRLTVFDKNFPVLANPLVRRAMTHAIDRQAIVESLWAGRTKVPKGLQWDYYDDMFIADWDVPAYDPKVAQDLLKQAGYKGDPIPYRLLNNYYTNQVPTAQVLVEMWNAVGLNVKIETKENWTQIMERSPTRAVRDWSNSAPFNDPVSSIVAQHGPNGQQQQIGEWTNEEANKMAEVLETSTDHATRRKAFRRMLEICEREDPAYTVLHQNATFTAKPKSIKWKAAPAFAMDFRAGNFAL